Proteins encoded within one genomic window of Actinoplanes octamycinicus:
- a CDS encoding trypsin-like peptidase domain-containing protein, with the protein MPQPPWNHLVDLARGCAVRIEDDGGRFLGSGFFAAAGRVPTCAHVVDGESADRLRVRWSDTVLRVADARSVPELRGHGRTYAAPDVALLTVDAAPEHPVAWLSRSVPRAWTRAVAIGFSEYTPADHPASP; encoded by the coding sequence ATGCCGCAGCCGCCCTGGAACCATCTCGTCGACCTGGCACGTGGCTGTGCCGTCCGGATCGAGGACGACGGCGGCCGGTTTCTGGGCTCCGGATTCTTCGCGGCTGCCGGCAGGGTGCCGACCTGCGCCCATGTGGTCGACGGTGAATCGGCCGACCGGCTACGGGTACGCTGGTCCGACACCGTGCTGCGGGTCGCCGACGCGCGGTCCGTTCCCGAACTGCGGGGGCACGGCAGGACGTACGCGGCGCCGGACGTCGCCCTGCTCACCGTGGACGCCGCGCCGGAGCACCCCGTGGCCTGGCTGTCGCGTTCGGTGCCGCGGGCCTGGACCCGCGCCGTCGCGATCGGATTCAGCGAATACACACCGGCTGACCATCCGGCGAGCCCGTAA
- a CDS encoding FKBP-type peptidyl-prolyl cis-trans isomerase has protein sequence MNKPDVGPIPDEAPADLVIEDIVEGTGPEAKPGEYVSVHYVGVAQSTGKEFDASYNRGQALGFRVGGQQVIAGWDQGVAGMKVGGRRKLTIPPHLGYGAAGAGGVIKPNETLIFVVDLVEVH, from the coding sequence ATGAACAAGCCCGACGTCGGTCCCATCCCCGACGAAGCGCCCGCCGATCTCGTGATCGAGGACATCGTCGAGGGCACCGGCCCGGAGGCCAAGCCCGGCGAGTACGTCAGCGTCCACTACGTGGGCGTGGCCCAGTCGACGGGCAAGGAGTTCGACGCCTCCTACAACCGTGGCCAGGCTCTCGGCTTCCGGGTCGGCGGCCAGCAGGTCATCGCCGGCTGGGACCAGGGCGTGGCCGGGATGAAGGTGGGCGGCCGGCGCAAGCTGACCATCCCGCCGCACCTCGGTTACGGCGCGGCCGGTGCCGGTGGCGTGATCAAGCCGAACGAGACCCTGATCTTCGTGGTGGATCTGGTCGAGGTTCACTGA
- a CDS encoding AraC family transcriptional regulator: MTGGDVPVRVALRTTDMEEARAFCRKVYYEPLRIDPVGDPDRFDFSADVVELGPITVGEVAYGTDIRVAIGALETAYHVLVPLTGVLRSRHRGMVVLADPTRAAVYRPTGDIELDWPGTCRMLSVKVERGALERELDAALDQRLVSPMPLGASFDLVDGPGRTWVALVRLLLAELRAPEGLATQPRMAARWRDMVVSGLALTVEHPYGEEPAGLQGPYRPRTVKRALDVMHAEPWRPYTTRELAAVAGVGVRVLQDAFRQHVGMSPMTYLRRLRLDNVHAELSRADPGLTSVSDIAYRWGFTHLGRFAGAYRERFGVPPSATLRDQP; encoded by the coding sequence ATGACGGGCGGCGATGTCCCGGTCCGTGTCGCGTTGCGTACCACCGACATGGAGGAGGCCCGCGCCTTCTGTCGCAAGGTCTACTACGAGCCGCTGCGGATCGACCCGGTCGGTGACCCCGACCGGTTCGACTTCAGCGCCGACGTGGTCGAGCTCGGCCCGATCACGGTCGGCGAGGTGGCTTACGGCACCGACATCCGGGTCGCGATCGGCGCCCTGGAGACGGCCTACCACGTGCTGGTGCCGCTGACCGGCGTGCTCCGGTCCCGGCACCGCGGCATGGTGGTGCTCGCCGACCCGACCCGGGCCGCCGTCTACCGCCCGACCGGCGACATCGAGCTGGACTGGCCGGGCACCTGCCGGATGCTCAGCGTCAAGGTGGAGCGCGGCGCCCTGGAACGGGAACTGGACGCCGCGCTCGACCAGCGTCTGGTCTCCCCGATGCCGCTGGGCGCCAGCTTCGACCTGGTCGACGGACCCGGCCGAACCTGGGTGGCCCTGGTCCGGCTGCTGCTCGCCGAGCTGCGCGCGCCCGAGGGCCTGGCCACCCAACCCCGCATGGCCGCCCGCTGGCGCGACATGGTGGTCAGCGGCCTGGCCCTGACCGTCGAGCACCCTTATGGCGAGGAGCCGGCCGGCCTGCAGGGCCCCTACCGGCCGCGCACCGTGAAGCGCGCCCTGGACGTGATGCACGCCGAGCCATGGCGCCCCTACACGACCCGCGAGCTGGCCGCCGTCGCCGGCGTAGGCGTCCGCGTCCTGCAGGACGCCTTCCGCCAGCACGTCGGCATGTCACCGATGACCTACCTACGCCGCCTGCGCCTGGACAACGTCCACGCCGAACTCTCCCGAGCCGACCCGGGCCTCACCAGCGTCAGCGACATCGCCTACCGCTGGGGCTTCACCCACCTGGGCCGCTTCGCCGGCGCCTACCGAGAGCGCTTCGGAGTCCCCCCGTCAGCCACCCTCCGAGACCAGCCCTAA
- a CDS encoding phospholipase, which translates to MSHDHDHGHHHHHHTLAPSGQGTVMLNIGGGIGALIIHTSAREHGHEIEVSPAGQPDQRQHAAVRARYVRGGVTYCVVIDSLPEGRYAIWADGPDPLAEVAVRGGAVAEYTWPEYAIPGRTLLTV; encoded by the coding sequence ATGAGCCACGATCACGACCACGGGCACCATCACCACCACCACACGCTCGCGCCGTCCGGTCAGGGCACCGTGATGCTGAACATCGGCGGTGGAATCGGCGCGCTGATCATCCACACCTCGGCCCGGGAGCACGGCCACGAGATCGAGGTCAGCCCGGCCGGGCAGCCGGACCAGCGGCAGCACGCCGCGGTCCGGGCCCGCTACGTCCGCGGCGGCGTCACCTATTGCGTGGTCATCGACAGCCTGCCGGAGGGCCGCTACGCGATCTGGGCGGACGGCCCGGACCCGCTCGCGGAGGTCGCCGTGCGCGGCGGCGCGGTCGCCGAATACACCTGGCCGGAGTACGCGATTCCCGGGAGGACGCTGCTCACGGTCTAG
- a CDS encoding lytic polysaccharide monooxygenase, producing the protein MRSFLVATAAVAVVAAVVPAGPVSAHGAPTTPISRSAACAGNGTSTGAAACKAAKAATGGFIGAFDNLRIANVNGNDRKVVPDGKLCSGGLDAYRGLDLPRDDFPSTSVKSGQTLKVAYRGTILHQGQFRIFLTKSGYDPAKRLTWDDLGSKPVGTFTDPPLTGGAYRMSVKLPERTGRHILYVVWETSSTPDTYYSCSDLVFPAAAPVVKKTTKPPAKPAASATSAAATASVAPVSTRQSAAPVVEATSEPSVEPTAEPVLAATSSQDDTAVGHWLIGGALGAAAIAGMIALVGRRRRRS; encoded by the coding sequence GTGCGTTCCTTCCTCGTTGCGACGGCCGCGGTGGCCGTGGTGGCCGCTGTCGTGCCGGCCGGGCCGGTGTCCGCGCACGGCGCCCCGACCACACCGATCAGCCGGTCCGCGGCCTGCGCCGGGAACGGGACCTCGACGGGCGCGGCGGCGTGCAAGGCGGCCAAGGCGGCCACCGGCGGGTTCATCGGGGCGTTCGACAACCTGCGGATCGCGAACGTGAACGGGAACGATCGCAAGGTCGTGCCGGACGGGAAGCTGTGCAGCGGGGGACTGGACGCCTATCGAGGGCTCGATCTGCCGCGGGACGACTTCCCGTCGACTTCGGTGAAATCCGGGCAGACGCTGAAGGTGGCGTACCGGGGGACCATCCTGCACCAAGGACAGTTCCGGATTTTTCTCACTAAATCTGGCTATGACCCGGCGAAGCGGCTGACCTGGGACGACCTCGGGAGCAAGCCGGTCGGGACGTTCACCGACCCGCCGCTGACCGGCGGGGCGTACCGGATGAGCGTCAAGCTGCCGGAGCGGACCGGGCGGCACATCCTCTACGTGGTGTGGGAGACGTCCAGCACGCCGGACACCTACTACTCCTGCTCGGACCTGGTCTTCCCGGCGGCGGCGCCGGTGGTGAAGAAGACGACCAAGCCGCCGGCGAAGCCCGCCGCCTCGGCCACCTCCGCGGCCGCCACGGCCTCGGTCGCTCCCGTCTCGACGAGGCAGAGCGCCGCGCCGGTCGTCGAGGCCACCAGCGAGCCGTCCGTCGAGCCGACCGCCGAGCCGGTGCTGGCCGCCACCTCGAGCCAGGACGACACCGCTGTGGGCCACTGGCTGATCGGCGGCGCCCTCGGTGCCGCCGCGATCGCCGGAATGATCGCCCTGGTCGGAAGGCGTCGCCGTAGGTCCTGA
- a CDS encoding IS5 family transposase, translating to MGDRKPYPSDVTDAQWALLGPFLQAWRAKRISVAGRTGDHDLREIVNAILYQTRTGCQWAYLPHDLPQKSATYYYFALWRDDGTDQVIHDLLRCQTREKAGRREDPTAVAVDTQSIRAANHVPAATTGKDAGKKVPGRKRGLAVDALGLIIAVVVTAASVTDNAIGIRLLDKVAEHTPTVTVAWVDAGFKQDVGVHGAVLGIDVEVVKRADTQPGFVPVKKRWIVEQVYGTLMLHRRLAREYESRPESSVSRTLWASMAGMVRRLTGASTPTWRNA from the coding sequence ATGGGTGATCGAAAGCCGTACCCCAGCGACGTGACCGACGCGCAGTGGGCGTTGCTCGGCCCGTTCCTGCAAGCCTGGCGGGCCAAGCGTATTTCGGTAGCCGGCCGCACCGGCGACCATGATCTGCGGGAGATCGTGAACGCGATCCTCTACCAAACCCGCACCGGTTGCCAATGGGCGTATCTGCCGCACGACCTGCCGCAGAAGTCCGCCACCTACTACTACTTCGCCCTGTGGCGGGACGACGGCACCGACCAAGTCATCCACGACCTGCTGCGCTGCCAGACCCGGGAGAAGGCCGGCCGCCGCGAGGACCCGACCGCGGTCGCGGTCGACACCCAGTCGATCCGGGCCGCGAACCATGTTCCCGCGGCCACCACCGGCAAGGACGCCGGCAAGAAGGTCCCGGGCCGTAAGCGCGGGTTGGCCGTGGACGCTCTCGGGCTGATCATCGCGGTGGTGGTCACGGCGGCGTCGGTCACCGACAACGCGATCGGCATCCGGCTGCTGGACAAGGTCGCCGAACACACCCCGACGGTGACGGTGGCCTGGGTCGACGCCGGGTTTAAGCAGGACGTCGGCGTGCACGGCGCCGTGCTGGGCATCGACGTCGAAGTCGTCAAACGCGCCGACACCCAGCCGGGGTTCGTGCCGGTCAAGAAGCGGTGGATCGTCGAGCAGGTCTACGGCACCCTGATGCTGCACCGCCGCCTGGCCCGCGAATACGAGAGCCGTCCGGAATCATCGGTGTCGCGGACCTTGTGGGCGTCGATGGCTGGCATGGTCCGCCGGTTGACCGGCGCCAGCACCCCGACCTGGCGAAACGCGTAA
- a CDS encoding DUF4331 domain-containing protein: MSSHREAPEISKDPVADSSDLYAFVSPDDPDTVTIIANYVPLQIPASGPNFFEFGDDVLYEIHIDANGDARPDITYQFRFVTELRNDKTFLYNTGPIESLDSENWNRRQFFSVTKVDSHGKSTVLAKKLPCPPCNVGKVSIADYEGLAKDAVHKLKTGEKVFAGQRADAFFVDLGAIFDLGTLRPFQDKHLVGQKLFNYAGKAVNATDQTNVHSIAVQIPLHMVRRDGKKRVKAADAGAVIGVWTSASRRQVQVRGDSKNGEVYVGPQVQVSRLGNPLFNEVIVPMAQKDKWNSLPPSEDKKFAEFVAKPELASLLPVLYPGLFDKLADLNKAGKDRADLLAILLTGIPSGLIDGFQNNTGQLQADMLRLNTAIPPAAKPNKFGVVGGDVAGFPNGRRIADDVVSISLRAIAGVTVPLVDKEFEPDAAAALVEQGLSIKDASAGLLKHFPYLGTPFDGFSVPS; this comes from the coding sequence ATGTCTTCTCACCGCGAAGCGCCGGAAATCAGCAAGGACCCGGTCGCCGACAGTTCCGACCTGTACGCGTTCGTCAGCCCGGACGATCCGGATACGGTCACCATCATCGCGAACTACGTGCCGTTGCAGATTCCGGCGAGCGGCCCGAACTTCTTCGAGTTCGGCGACGACGTGCTCTACGAAATCCACATCGACGCGAACGGCGATGCCCGCCCGGACATCACCTACCAGTTCCGGTTCGTCACCGAACTGCGCAACGACAAGACCTTCCTGTACAACACCGGGCCGATCGAATCGCTGGACAGCGAGAACTGGAACCGGCGGCAGTTCTTCTCGGTGACCAAGGTCGACAGCCACGGCAAGAGCACCGTGCTGGCCAAGAAGCTGCCCTGCCCGCCGTGCAACGTCGGCAAGGTGTCGATCGCCGACTACGAGGGTCTCGCCAAGGACGCCGTGCACAAGCTGAAGACCGGCGAGAAGGTCTTCGCCGGGCAGCGCGCCGACGCGTTCTTCGTCGACCTGGGCGCCATCTTCGACCTGGGCACGCTGCGCCCGTTCCAGGACAAGCACCTGGTCGGCCAGAAGCTGTTCAACTACGCCGGCAAGGCGGTCAACGCCACCGACCAGACCAACGTGCACAGCATCGCGGTGCAGATCCCGCTGCACATGGTCCGGCGGGACGGCAAGAAGCGGGTCAAGGCCGCCGACGCGGGCGCGGTGATCGGGGTGTGGACCTCGGCCAGCCGGCGCCAGGTGCAGGTGCGCGGTGACAGCAAGAACGGCGAGGTCTACGTCGGCCCGCAGGTGCAGGTGTCGCGTCTGGGCAACCCGCTGTTCAACGAGGTCATCGTGCCGATGGCGCAGAAGGACAAGTGGAACAGCCTGCCGCCGAGCGAGGACAAGAAGTTCGCCGAGTTCGTCGCCAAGCCGGAGCTGGCGTCGCTGCTGCCGGTGCTCTACCCGGGCCTGTTCGACAAGCTCGCCGACCTGAACAAGGCCGGCAAGGACCGGGCTGACCTGCTGGCCATCCTGCTCACCGGCATCCCGTCCGGGCTGATCGACGGCTTCCAGAACAACACCGGCCAGCTGCAGGCCGACATGCTGCGGCTGAACACCGCGATCCCGCCGGCCGCGAAGCCGAACAAGTTCGGCGTGGTGGGCGGGGACGTGGCCGGCTTCCCGAACGGCCGCCGGATCGCCGACGACGTGGTGTCCATCTCGCTGCGGGCGATCGCCGGGGTGACCGTGCCGCTGGTCGACAAGGAGTTCGAGCCGGACGCCGCGGCCGCGCTGGTCGAGCAGGGCCTCAGCATCAAGGACGCGAGCGCCGGCCTGCTCAAGCACTTCCCCTACCTGGGCACCCCGTTCGACGGCTTCTCCGTGCCGTCATGA
- a CDS encoding YunG family protein → MTETRAVDVEVLERVLRGAWGRDTCDPHDLPDWTPANPARGQCGVTALIVRELLGGELVLGEVLVGGEKVGHHYWNRLPGERDVDFTADQFRPDEVVTGGTVQAAPPGSPRRCREQYELLRARVHAELNRVGLSAEGR, encoded by the coding sequence GTGACGGAGACGCGAGCGGTGGATGTCGAAGTGCTGGAGCGGGTGCTGCGCGGGGCGTGGGGGCGGGACACGTGCGATCCGCATGACCTGCCGGATTGGACCCCGGCTAATCCGGCGCGCGGGCAGTGCGGGGTGACCGCGTTGATCGTGCGGGAGCTGCTGGGTGGGGAGTTGGTGCTCGGCGAGGTTCTCGTGGGTGGGGAGAAGGTGGGGCACCACTATTGGAACAGGCTGCCTGGCGAGCGCGATGTCGACTTCACGGCTGACCAGTTCCGGCCGGATGAGGTGGTGACCGGCGGGACCGTTCAGGCGGCGCCGCCCGGCAGTCCACGGCGTTGCCGGGAGCAGTATGAGTTGTTGCGCGCCCGGGTGCACGCCGAGCTGAATCGGGTCGGATTGTCCGCGGAGGGTCGCTGA
- a CDS encoding RICIN domain-containing protein has protein sequence MKRLLSFLSMLVVAVTGSVVVAASPAAAAPPEGYYFIVNALSGNCLDQNYTGGVARPQVYAWTCNYGTNQKWQLRASSAGSSLWFYLENVRSGQCLNQDFSNNVEHSNVIAYRCGSGMNDLWYASWVTSQNTIMLGNGKTNKCLDQSYTGGTPGTAILAWTCSSNRDAATNQHWVLVRMP, from the coding sequence GTGAAGCGACTGCTCAGCTTTCTGTCCATGCTCGTGGTGGCCGTGACCGGCTCGGTCGTGGTTGCCGCGTCGCCGGCCGCCGCCGCGCCGCCGGAAGGTTACTACTTCATCGTCAACGCCTTGTCCGGGAACTGCCTCGACCAGAACTACACCGGTGGGGTCGCGCGCCCGCAGGTCTACGCCTGGACCTGCAACTACGGCACCAACCAGAAGTGGCAGCTGCGAGCGTCTTCGGCCGGCAGCAGCCTCTGGTTCTACCTGGAGAATGTCCGCAGCGGTCAGTGTCTCAACCAGGATTTCTCCAACAACGTCGAACATTCCAATGTCATCGCTTACCGGTGTGGGTCCGGTATGAACGACCTCTGGTACGCGAGCTGGGTGACCTCGCAAAACACGATCATGCTGGGGAACGGGAAGACCAACAAGTGTCTCGACCAGAGCTACACCGGCGGAACTCCGGGAACGGCGATCCTGGCCTGGACGTGCTCGTCCAACCGGGACGCGGCCACCAACCAGCACTGGGTACTGGTCCGCATGCCCTGA